The following coding sequences lie in one Bacillota bacterium genomic window:
- a CDS encoding RNA 2'-phosphotransferase, with product MDYKKLSKQISYALRHAPWKYGLELDGEGWANLRQL from the coding sequence GTGGATTACAAAAAGCTCAGTAAACAGATCTCCTACGCCTTGAGGCATGCCCCGTGGAAGTACGGCCTTGAACTGGACGGGGAAGGGTGGGCGAACCTCCGGCAACTG